In Nitrospira sp., the following are encoded in one genomic region:
- a CDS encoding sterol desaturase family protein, with product MTTQDTIRIGSYLSVLILMALWELMAPRRPLTVSKLYRWGGNLTIVALNTVIARLLFMGGAVSVAVATQDWGWGLLYLVEGPVWLETATAILALDFIIYWQHRLFHSVPLLWRFHMVHHSDLDLDVTSGVRFHPVEIMLSLVVKTMAVMAVGASPFAVVIFEVVLNATSLFNHSNVAMPQGLERLLRWVVVTPDMHRVHHSQDVPETNSNYGFNVSWWDRSFGTYCPAPALGHLGMNIGLEYLGPTVCLNLFRMLRLPFVTTLGRHTRQPSVPYEREWRSHSCLRN from the coding sequence ATGACCACGCAAGACACAATCCGCATTGGATCGTACCTGTCGGTGCTCATTCTGATGGCGCTGTGGGAGCTGATGGCGCCGCGAAGGCCGCTCACGGTTTCGAAGCTCTATAGATGGGGCGGGAATCTGACGATCGTTGCGCTGAATACTGTTATTGCCAGACTCTTGTTCATGGGCGGGGCCGTCTCTGTAGCAGTGGCGACACAGGACTGGGGATGGGGGCTGCTGTATCTTGTCGAAGGACCGGTGTGGCTTGAGACGGCCACGGCAATCCTAGCGCTCGATTTTATCATCTACTGGCAACATCGGCTCTTCCATAGCGTACCGCTGCTCTGGCGGTTCCACATGGTGCATCATTCCGATCTGGATTTGGATGTGACGAGCGGCGTTCGGTTTCATCCAGTGGAAATCATGCTGTCATTGGTAGTGAAAACGATGGCGGTCATGGCCGTAGGCGCATCGCCGTTCGCCGTGGTGATCTTTGAGGTCGTCCTGAACGCGACCTCGCTTTTCAACCACAGCAACGTGGCGATGCCTCAGGGTCTTGAACGCTTACTCCGCTGGGTGGTGGTGACTCCGGACATGCATCGTGTTCATCATTCTCAGGACGTGCCCGAGACAAACAGTAACTACGGATTCAACGTGTCGTGGTGGGATCGATCGTTCGGTACCTATTGTCCCGCGCCCGCGTTAGGTCACCTAGGCATGAACATCGGACTTGAATATCTCGGCCCTACCGTCTGCTTGAACCTCTTCAGGATGCTGCGCCTTCCGTTCGTCACCACCCTGGGACGGCACACAAGACAACCGTCAGTACCGTACGAACGAGAATGGCGAAGCCATTCCTGCCTGAGAAATTGA
- a CDS encoding DUF3365 domain-containing protein yields the protein MIEKAAGRILGKLLAILLAGIAVTVAQAGGPEGIPPELVAEYIHAVIQVDRSIYSTHVVEQLQDRKVTVAAEDWKERGALPLPAQLLQMAGQEVQGLGLGLHVRLGSLGPIYTKNGPVDQFERTGLEAVVKNPRKPYTGIITEGDRRYFKAIFADRAVSMACVTCHNSHPLSAKRDYKLYDVMGGIIISFPVR from the coding sequence ATGATCGAGAAAGCAGCTGGACGGATCCTTGGCAAACTCTTGGCCATTCTGCTTGCAGGTATTGCCGTGACTGTTGCGCAGGCGGGAGGGCCGGAGGGAATCCCCCCGGAGTTGGTGGCAGAATACATTCATGCAGTCATTCAGGTCGATCGGAGCATCTATTCCACCCATGTCGTGGAACAGCTACAGGATCGCAAGGTCACTGTGGCGGCGGAAGACTGGAAAGAAAGGGGGGCGTTGCCTCTTCCGGCCCAATTGCTTCAGATGGCGGGTCAAGAGGTTCAGGGGTTAGGCCTCGGTCTCCATGTTCGCCTAGGCAGCTTAGGCCCAATTTACACGAAGAACGGGCCGGTGGATCAGTTTGAACGAACGGGCTTGGAAGCGGTGGTAAAGAATCCCCGGAAACCCTATACGGGAATCATTACAGAAGGTGATAGACGGTATTTCAAGGCAATTTTTGCAGACCGGGCCGTCTCCATGGCTTGTGTAACATGCCATAACAGTCATCCTCTGAGCGCAAAGCGGGACTACAAGCTCTATGATGTGATGGGAGGGATCATTATTTCCTTTCCAGTTCGTTAA
- a CDS encoding methyltransferase domain-containing protein produces the protein MVAFVGEKKESIFKAVSEMYTDVASHPDRQFHFPTGRPACLFVGYPSRQLDAIPETAVESFAGVGYPFAVSAIQQGDRALDIGSGSGTDVLIASTLVGPSGKVYGLDMTEAMLSKARANAEKMGAFHVEFVKGNAEKIPLPDASVDSVTSNGVLNLVPDKPKAFSEIFRVLRPGGRIQIADIVLGKPIRPESRNDPQLWAECIVGAVQEEDYLALVRAAGFNNVTVIGTLDYFSKSVDADTREVSAKYGAKTVVISGTKPS, from the coding sequence ATGGTTGCATTTGTCGGAGAGAAAAAGGAGTCGATTTTCAAAGCGGTATCCGAGATGTATACCGATGTTGCCAGCCATCCAGATCGACAATTCCATTTCCCGACAGGACGCCCGGCCTGTCTGTTCGTCGGATATCCGAGCAGACAGCTGGACGCGATTCCCGAGACGGCGGTCGAATCGTTTGCTGGCGTCGGCTACCCCTTTGCCGTCAGCGCCATTCAACAGGGGGATCGGGCGTTGGATATCGGGTCCGGATCCGGCACCGATGTCCTAATCGCTTCCACCCTGGTTGGACCCAGCGGAAAAGTCTACGGACTGGACATGACAGAAGCGATGCTGTCCAAGGCCCGCGCGAATGCCGAAAAGATGGGGGCATTCCACGTTGAATTTGTGAAAGGGAACGCTGAGAAGATCCCCCTGCCCGATGCCTCCGTCGATAGTGTCACCAGCAACGGGGTGTTGAATCTCGTCCCGGATAAACCCAAGGCCTTTTCCGAAATCTTCCGCGTCCTTCGTCCTGGTGGCCGAATTCAGATCGCGGACATCGTGTTGGGCAAGCCGATCAGGCCGGAATCCAGGAACGATCCCCAGCTCTGGGCTGAGTGTATTGTAGGCGCAGTGCAGGAAGAAGACTATCTTGCCTTGGTTCGTGCGGCCGGCTTCAACAATGTCACCGTGATCGGGACGTTGGACTACTTTTCTAAGAGCGTAGACGCCGATACCCGCGAGGTGTCGGCAAAGTACGGGGCGAAGACCGTCGTGATCTCAGGCACCAAGCCGTCTTGA
- a CDS encoding class I SAM-dependent methyltransferase, with translation MNSNQALWEKGDFTQIAASMRESGEALVRNLGVAKGMKVLDLGCGDGNTALPAAKLGADVLGVDIARNLVAAGNRRAQEHGLTNCRFQEGDATNLQGLADHTFDLVVSIFGAMFAPKPFDVAKEMVRVTKPGGRIVMGNWIPNDPTLIAQILKISASYSPPPPEGFVSPMTWGIEANAIERFTKAGVAQEKISFVRDTYTFNYPGRPSAFVQAFRQYYGPTMNAFEAADKSGRGGDLLKELETLFADHNTSPQKDSTSIPATFLRVTVGVS, from the coding sequence ATGAATTCAAATCAAGCATTGTGGGAAAAGGGCGACTTTACTCAGATTGCGGCCAGCATGCGTGAAAGTGGGGAGGCGTTGGTGAGAAATCTCGGGGTCGCAAAGGGGATGAAAGTGTTGGATCTTGGCTGTGGTGATGGGAATACTGCTTTGCCGGCGGCCAAGCTCGGAGCGGACGTTCTCGGCGTGGATATCGCCAGAAATCTCGTGGCAGCGGGGAACCGACGGGCACAAGAGCACGGCCTGACGAATTGCCGATTTCAGGAAGGCGATGCAACCAACCTGCAAGGTCTCGCGGATCACACCTTTGACCTTGTGGTGAGCATCTTTGGCGCCATGTTCGCCCCGAAGCCGTTCGATGTGGCCAAGGAGATGGTACGCGTGACGAAGCCAGGTGGTCGGATCGTGATGGGGAACTGGATTCCCAATGATCCCACTTTGATCGCACAAATCTTGAAAATTAGCGCCTCGTACTCGCCGCCACCGCCGGAAGGATTCGTCAGTCCGATGACGTGGGGGATCGAGGCCAACGCAATCGAGCGATTTACCAAGGCAGGGGTTGCCCAAGAGAAGATTTCCTTCGTCCGGGACACCTATACCTTTAATTATCCCGGCAGGCCCTCGGCGTTCGTCCAGGCTTTCAGACAATACTACGGGCCCACGATGAACGCCTTCGAAGCAGCGGACAAGAGCGGCCGAGGCGGTGATCTGTTGAAGGAGTTGGAGACACTCTTCGCGGACCACAATACCAGTCCGCAGAAGGATAGTACTTCGATTCCTGCAACGTTCTTGCGTGTGACGGTGGGGGTGAGCTGA
- a CDS encoding DUF5989 family protein has protein sequence MATDSRTKAYLGTVGEFIQFVGERKSYWLAPVIFALLLLAALGFFLEGSVLAPAIYSIF, from the coding sequence ATGGCGACTGACTCCCGAACAAAAGCCTATCTGGGAACGGTTGGAGAATTTATCCAGTTCGTCGGCGAAAGAAAATCTTACTGGCTGGCACCTGTTATCTTCGCTCTGTTGCTACTGGCGGCACTGGGATTCTTTCTTGAAGGAAGCGTGCTCGCACCGGCGATTTATTCAATTTTCTAG
- a CDS encoding 4Fe-4S binding protein, whose translation MTRRHKYRMIALALVHVYIAFHMVAWHIFGVQIWGKTAMMGVPSLANGTINAASIMVLLILGSIFIFGRGFCGWVCHMRGAIEFADWVLLKLKVRRYLEIRNKNVLINTPHRWLLRIGALFVLLLPVIVLIHNTGFQTKVSPMTPPPLADLPGYEGKAFAKAAWFNFDISPTWHDFFIAFGFAVFIQFTMSIVLNLRYGHGAFCRILCPYVTIMVPLMNRSPFQAKITRVAQCVGCRDCSNACPQGIDVSREIWHFDGKVTNLECIKCYACIDACDDNVLRDTSLPAVPQTDRLKPYEKRPWQQEMVRKDGLLSNSRHMQVFEPLGPIADFSSLLVALACGGLTSRFGGFWFYPGAILSFIAFRECCLYLMKWSSQIRARLAAAAGKA comes from the coding sequence ATGACGAGACGGCATAAGTACCGGATGATCGCGTTGGCGCTTGTGCACGTCTACATCGCATTCCATATGGTTGCTTGGCACATCTTCGGGGTACAGATCTGGGGCAAGACGGCCATGATGGGAGTCCCGTCGCTTGCGAATGGGACCATCAATGCAGCCTCGATCATGGTACTCCTGATCTTAGGATCGATTTTTATTTTTGGACGTGGCTTTTGTGGGTGGGTCTGCCACATGCGGGGGGCGATCGAATTTGCGGATTGGGTTCTTCTCAAGCTGAAGGTCCGTCGCTACTTGGAGATAAGGAACAAGAACGTGCTCATCAATACTCCCCATCGCTGGCTGCTCAGAATTGGAGCCTTGTTTGTGCTCTTATTGCCGGTCATTGTTTTGATCCACAACACGGGATTTCAGACGAAAGTGAGCCCGATGACGCCCCCACCGCTCGCCGATCTACCGGGCTATGAAGGCAAGGCATTTGCCAAAGCCGCCTGGTTCAACTTTGATATCAGCCCAACCTGGCACGATTTCTTTATTGCGTTTGGCTTTGCCGTGTTCATTCAATTCACCATGAGCATCGTCCTCAACCTTCGCTATGGACATGGCGCGTTTTGCCGGATACTTTGCCCCTACGTCACGATCATGGTGCCTCTCATGAATCGGTCTCCGTTTCAAGCGAAGATTACTCGTGTCGCTCAGTGTGTAGGGTGTCGGGATTGTAGCAATGCCTGCCCGCAGGGAATCGATGTGAGTCGTGAAATTTGGCATTTTGATGGAAAAGTCACGAATCTCGAATGCATCAAGTGCTATGCCTGCATCGACGCATGCGACGACAATGTGTTGAGGGATACCTCACTGCCGGCGGTTCCCCAAACTGATCGGCTGAAGCCGTACGAAAAGCGTCCCTGGCAGCAGGAGATGGTGCGAAAAGACGGATTGCTCAGCAATAGCCGGCACATGCAGGTGTTCGAGCCGTTGGGTCCGATTGCCGATTTCTCATCGCTTCTTGTCGCCCTAGCGTGCGGAGGTCTCACTTCGCGCTTTGGAGGATTTTGGTTCTATCCAGGCGCAATCCTGTCTTTCATCGCATTTCGAGAGTGTTGCCTGTATCTGATGAAATGGTCCTCGCAGATCAGGGCAAGGTTAGCAGCCGCGGCCGGTAAAGCATGA